The Ipomoea triloba cultivar NCNSP0323 chromosome 13, ASM357664v1 genomic interval aaagcctaacctgatagttggattgcacatttatgtttatatattatttatgctcaacaaagCTGACCTGATAAAAGATTGTATGAAGCCATGAGTTTCTGCATTGAACTGTTTTATGTTCTTGATCTGCAATTGTTGTCATGTCAGTTTTCATATACCACACATTGGCAGTTGTAATGTAACTTGTATCATAGTGATGTAAATATTAGGTTAGTATATTATAGTTATGATTATTGTtgcttcattttatttttttttccacagaTTATGAGTTACTATTCAACAAACCATGTATTGACACAATTGTCTGTTTATGTTGATGTGCAATTATTTTTTGTGTTCAGTATAAATTAGAGTgcaaattattgtttttttgggtgacagaGGGGTTCCTTCGTAGTCATTACCTAAGGCTAAGGGTGTGTATTAGGTAAATCTTACTTCTGTGTAACAACTCATACACCACACAAGATAGGTAAACCGTATTAGAATCAGAAGACCTATGTGATGGATTCAACTAATTAAGTAGGTGCTAATAAGAACTAGACTGATGATTTTTTGGTAGGAGAATTATGTTCACTACTTGTCTACCTTCTCGGGgcaaattattattgtatttttcttgATATAGAAGTTGGAAGGAAGGAAAACTTTCATGCCACTCTGAGATGTTTGCATGTAAATTAAGGAATACAAGGTCACCTTAGAAGTCTTGCTCCAGCAGTAGGGTGAGAGTTTGATTCTCAAAGCCCAGAAAATTGATCTAAGGTGATGAAGACTCCTTGTGTGCAAAGTATACATGTAGGTGTAAAAAGTGCGAATTGATTGAAATTTTAGAGCCTTAAGACTAGTTTAGTGTAAGCGGAAAAATGAAAGTAAGTTGGGCATAGCAATGGTGGGTTGAATGTGTTGGGCTTGGGGCCTATTACTCCATTATAGACAACTCCGCTCAAAGGGTCTTGAAAGCATTATAAGACTATCCTAAATGCTGTCATGCATCATGGGACTATAGCACACTATTTACAAAATACTAGATTTGGTCCTTCCCGTCTTCGTCCACTAAAATTTTATCATACTATTATCGTTTTGTTCCATACTATTAATTTCATGTAGTTTACATAATGAGAGTATATAGTTATAGAAGTCTCCTAAGCACCACCAACATTTTCTTGTTTGTTACTTCTCCAGGTCATGTGTTTGGTGAGGAATTGACAATGAAGCAACCTTTTACCCATTGAGCTGAAAAGGATGTTATTGGCAGTCTCTCAAATATTAACTGCTAGTTCAACCACCCCATCCAACAACTGTCCACTACTCACCCAACTCTCATATTGTTATATTAATGATTATAGGTAAACTGAATTCATGACTATTGAGGTACGAGAATTCTGCTACAGCCAGTCGATCATTCATTGAGTCAAAATCTTAAGAGCCCAAGGTTGAGTTAGTATCTCATATTTTCGTACAATCAGGCATCAAGAATGAGTCAATGCCACTCAATAGAGTATCAAAACATGTGAAGacctaattgtaaatttttaaaatttattgacaTTAATCTACACACATGTCTGTCACTCCATACTTTCGCCACTGATGAGGATATAAAGAGCATACATGACAATTACCAGTCATTTCCAACCTCAGTAGTGTGTTTTTCAACCTTCCAAGTCGAGAAGTGGATCCTACTTGGACTAACAAATAGCATGCGAAGCGTCTTCTAAGTTTCCACACCCACTCGAATCTCTTCTGCATTAACACATGGCGTGACCGACTTGACTGGACCTGTAGGCGAGCGCCATATGCCCCTTGTCAAGGGGATTTTTGGCATATACTCCTTGACATAACACTATAAAAGCCAACTTACTCTATATAGAGGAGGAGATTGAACCTAAAGAATATCTTTAATATTTCCCGACTTAGCTTGTTGAGAGCATACTAACACCCTAAGCTAGAATAGAACTTTGTATACTAAAGATTAGGTGTATGCATTATAATATCttattcataaataataattacacatataatCTTAATCTAACatattgtaaattgtaatcgAAAACTCTAATCTCACTAACATCTCATGGGTagctatacatatatacttaaatATCTTATGGTTTAACTTCGATTTTTATAATTCTTATCACTttctataaaaatataatagtgtTTTATagtaaaaagaagaaaaggattAAGAAAGTGATAGGTGAAAACGCGTATTCACCAAATGAGAATGGTGGGGCAGGCGACCACAGTCTACACAGTCCTTTACACTGCTAACTTGTGTTATCTGATCCTTAAATCCAGCAGAAgaagaggatttttttttttttttttggttttgtttttgtttgtttcgaTTATATATTGACCCAATGcctataagaaaaaaaataaaataaattaatattttttctaaaagGGTTGAATCTCCAATCCCAATGGTCCATCCGAATTCTGAGAGAATATAAACTCTGCTGAACAAAGAGGCTAGATCTTTTTTTAGTACGCACAAGGAGTCTCCTCGAGATTGCTCTCACATTATCGCTGATAAGACTCGATTCATGGTCTTTCTTCACAAACTTCACTTATGTGATCAAGTGAACTATCCATACAAactaaattaattcaatttacGTTCAAAATTGAATGCTAAACTGTATACTTTTACACACAAAAAGCCAACACTCAAATTCCAATATTAATAGTAGGAAAGGAATTCCAGTCTACTGTCGAAAGTAACTGTTGAGTGAAGTTTTTCATCTAGACCAATGTTctagaatttttcttttctttataaaaaaataaactataggCTAAAGGAAATGACTAATTATTAATTCTTGGAAAGCATGAGCATAATCATGAAAGATCCAATTTTTAAAGTTCATGGTAGGGTACAGTTCTCAACATTTGCCCGCCTTTAGCCTTTATTTTCCCACACGtaatcataatttaaaaaattaataaaattttgtgaGATAAATTTAATTAAGAAGATATTAGCAAGAATTAAATTAGTAATTTGTATGATCAgttcaaataatttttaagtaGTATATTATAGACAATAATACAAAATCAAGTCTGATAAGTTGCAGTGTGAAACTTACATTTTTCTCGTAAATAATAAGCTACTGAAttactataatttattttatattaagtataagaatcatgttttaTCTACCCAACCACTCTTCTTGTTACCCTTAGCCAGCGTTTATTTGCTCTGGTTATTGAAATCTTAGGCTATCCTTAACCCAGAAATTTCTCTCACAATAGGTcccacttccacatcatcaaatttataaattcttcagtatttaaaatttgcatattatattatatatataataactaaataatataataggaaattaaaaaaagataaaaaagtacacaaatcaAATTTACCATGCTTTTTCTCCTACTTTTTCATTCTCTATCTTCTTGCTAATTTAGCAATTTCTCTCTTATATTGCAACACACAtgacattaaataataataaataaaagaactctctcttgccacatagattagaaagggggAGATAGGCAGAGTTGAAGACAGCCTTACAGGGTCCCAGCCAAGGATTTAAACATATATTTGCGCTAAAGAAGCAATCTAGTATTGATTAAGGTGAGATAATTGCGATGTCCCCACGAATTGACGGCAGGGAATAGAAAAATGGAATTCCAAAAGTCAGTCTTCACATGATTTTTCACGACAAAACCCAACATTCATGCCAACTTTTTAGCAGACTATAAGGAAACCGCCGAAAGAAAGACATAATGGGCGACGACGAACCAACAAACCACAAAACAATGCTCTCTTTAGCCAACTGCTTCAACGGCTGCGGGACTCTTCCGGCGCCGATCACCGGCGGCCAGGGAACAAGGATCTGGAATCTCAGCGACAAGCCGATCGAGCTGCAAGTGCGAGTGGGATCGATCTTGAAGAAAGCCCACAGCTTGAAGCCTGGATCGTCGAAGCGATTTAAGAGCAAGAACATTTACAAGAATTATATGCCTGGAAAAGGGAAGAAGAATAGCGCAGTGGGGATGAAGACTTTGCTTTATTACTACGATGAAACCTGCCACCCTTATATTTGGATTCACGATTCCGGGTGCGATTTCTCCAGGATGGTGAAGCAGCAGTATATTAGTCTTGAGGATCTGAGGGACTGTTCGGAGATTAGAATCTTCAGGGATCACCAGAGGGGATGTATTGCGGTTCGCAAGAAGCCTAGAGGGGACTTGTGTTGAGTTTGGGTTTGAATCATATTGACCGGTTTACCCTCATGGGTAACTCAGTTGGTTTCTGTAACGGGTAGCTCAGTTGATTGTCCGTTACGGGTACCTCAGTTGGTTTCTGTAATTGGTAGCTCAGTTGGTTGTCCTTACGGATGTCTCAGTTAATTTCTGTAAcgagtagctcagttggttgcCCTCACGGATATCTCTTAGcgggtagctcagttggttgCCCGTATGGAGATCTCAGTTGATTTCTCTAATGGGTAGCTTAGTTGGTTGCCCTTACAATATTTCAGTTGGTTTCTGTAACGGGTAGCTCCGTTGGTTGTGCTTGTGGGTATCTCAATTGGTTTCTGTAAcgggtagctcagttggttgCCCTTACGGATATTCAGTTGATTTCTGTAACAGGTAGCTCAGTTGGTTGTCCTCACGGGTATTTCAGTTGATTTCTGTAACGGTAGCTTAGTTGGTTCTTGAGTAGCAGATTGTAAGTGACGGATTCTGCGGTTCTAAGTGTATGATATTTGGTAAGTGGGATTGCCAAGATTTaatcttttcttgtttttcctGCTGCCCTGTTTAGGATTTAGGATGGGTATAGAGTAGGGTTTGATGTTCTCTGCATTTTCCTGTCTGTGAGAGTTTTTGGTTCATGGGATTGTTGTGTAATGAGTAGAGAATGTTTCTGAATTCTTAGTGTAAAGTGTAATTCAAAGATCAGAGATGAAGCTACCATATCCCACTACAGTTTGTCTTTTCTTCTCCTCCTAGTTTCTTGAATCAAATGAAAATCTAGTGTCAGGTGAAAGATCTTTGAATACATCAACCTtccattttgttttatttctttttttgaatgACGAGGGAACCTCATAGTCACACCACCACTCTAGGGTGTGTAATGGGTAAAGAACCAAGAAGAAGTCAATTAACACATTCTGTCATCGCTAGAGTTACACTTTTGTTACAGGCTAAAACTTTGGCCGTAGTAGTAAGCATTTGATTATGATAATTGGTATCAAAGTAGTTCATTGGTCCTAACAGTTGCTCATAGATGATGgactcaaattaaaaaagttaatagaTCATTCTCACTGAGTGTTGAACGAAGTCATCATTCTAACTAATTTAGCTGAGATTCTCCCttccattttgttttctttaagcTGCAGCAGTGAGATATGTCAGATCAGTACAGTTCTGTAAACAGTATGATATAGTACATAGATCATCATTTTTGTCTATGAAATGGAAAAGTGATCAAGCATGTTGTTATTGGGCCTTGACTTGAGAATTTCAGGTCCATTACAGTTCAGTGATATGATATCTGCAGTTAGATTACATTACATGTGTATTGATACAAAAATTCCTGGAGGCATCATCATTGCCACTATTGATCACTACCCATCTTTTTTCACAATGAAATTCATGCCAATTTTTCACCATAAACCCCACCATCCAATCCTCAATGGTTCATATATTCTCCAGCTGGTTGTTGATATATTCTTGTTGCACCATGAATGAATCTCCCAACAAGCCCTAGCAGACATCACATGGGACAGACTTCTAAGCTAAGTATTCTCTTTGTGCATAACATCTGCTTTGAGTAGGAGTTGAGGAAAGGATAATGaacctttttagtttttagtcCCTTTAAGTTAGTCAGATTATAGCCAGTTAGTCACATATGCATCTAAATAAACCCCTAAACTTTATACAATGACTGAAACCAGCAACCGACCCCGCCAGTTGCTTTTTCGGTGGAAAAGGCAACCACTGGTCGCTTTCTTCAAAGGAGGCCAGACATTTATCAGTCTCTAATTTTAGTCGCCAGCATCACTAGAATCTTCTCAGAACCCTATAGTGACATGCTATTACAAGTTAATAACCAGTTTTGGGCGTTGATGCAAGAACTCCAGTGGAAAAGACAAAAGGAGACCAGTGATTGTTCGTCGGTAGCTGATTTTAGTCGTCGGAGCATAACCAAAATCTTCACGAAACCTCAGTGACATGCCATTACAGGTCAATTTTGGGCtttgatgcaaaaaaataacatgttgatggatttaattgcaacttttaaaagttcaattacctaattgacttcttgtATAAAGTTTAGaagcttatttgaccctttttccctAAGTATTATTGTGATTCTCAGTTGTGTGAGTATGGGACAGATTAAGTGAATGAGGCTAACCTTAAACTGATTATGGAACCTCTCCAAACAACATAAGAAGCTGAGAATATGCTCAGTATGCCATTGGACAGCAAAGGATGATGTCTAAGTTTCTGTCTGTCTTACCCATATTATCACTTCTGATTTATAACTTCTGAAGTCACATAGTTTTACACTCATAGCATCATTTCCATGAATCACACAAGGAAGATCTAAAACACTTTTCGTCTATTTAATTCACTCATTCCTCTAAGGATTTATGTGGTTTCTGTTGGACAGCATCCCAATTTTCGCCCGGATTATGCAGCCTGAAGTTTTTGGACCAGCAAGCATTCCTTTCCAGATTGCACTATGGGCCTGCCATTCCCATTGATTATTTGGGCTTCTTTGCTGCAATTTTACCTGCAAAAGTGATACATTTCTCCCATTCTTGCTTGCAGGTTGAGCTAAACACAGTGTTTAACTTTGGGGTTATTCCAAAAGTGACAAAAGGAGGACTTATGGGCACATGACCAAGTGACACATTTTCTAGGCAAGTGTTACCCCTTTTTAGCTCACAGAGTTAAGAAGCAGCCAAAAAGGGGGTGGCTGTGAAAGAATATTGCCATAGAAGTTAGCAACATGAGAGACAAACATGGGAATAGGTTCCATGTGAATGCAGATGCAGCAGGCAGCATCTATGCGCCCCGCTTTTGGATCGTTGTGAACCCCTTGTTTTTATTCACGGTTTTCGCTAGCCCGGGGACCATCCTGGCTTTCAGTGGTTAAGTCTTTGTTGTTGATTCATCCCCATTCTCAAACAGTTGTGCCAAGGGGGCCTTAAAACAGACAAAAGAAACACATAGCCTTCTTGGATTGTCTGCATCTTTAATGCTTAGCCAATTTCAAAGATGTGATCTCATTAGATATCTTTTGTTTCCATGAGAGCTATCTGGATATGCTTGCTGCAATTACTACTCATATTTTTGTGTTAAGTGATGACAGCAGATCTGTTTGTTCACTGGTCCAACTTTTGAGCTGTTCTATAAACCCCAGAGAGTGGTTTCTTTCACCTGCAGCTTGCTGCTGTATGTATGtgctttcaactttcaaactcATCAATCAAGATTGGTGAAAAGTGAAAAAGCCTTTTATGGTATCATTTCATATTATTGCACACACCATTCTTGACCTGCCTGCAGTTATCAACT includes:
- the LOC116001829 gene encoding uncharacterized protein LOC116001829, producing the protein MGDDEPTNHKTMLSLANCFNGCGTLPAPITGGQGTRIWNLSDKPIELQVRVGSILKKAHSLKPGSSKRFKSKNIYKNYMPGKGKKNSAVGMKTLLYYYDETCHPYIWIHDSGCDFSRMVKQQYISLEDLRDCSEIRIFRDHQRGCIAVRKKPRGDLC